The following are encoded in a window of Narcine bancroftii isolate sNarBan1 chromosome 2, sNarBan1.hap1, whole genome shotgun sequence genomic DNA:
- the pkia gene encoding cAMP-dependent protein kinase inhibitor alpha isoform X2, with protein MTDVETSYADFIASGRTGRRNALHDILGSPSGVNTSDLSLKLAELSIDKKEGDAEKETQASTDQPSGSQETEEKSKS; from the exons ATGACTGATGTTGAAACCTCATATGCAGACTTCATTGCTTCAGGACGGACAGGACGGAGAAATGCTCTGCATGACATCCTGGGTTCTCCATCAGGTGTAAACACAAGTGATTTAAGCCTTAAATTAGCAGAGCTAAGCATTGACAAAAAAG AAGGGGATGCTGAAAAAGAAACCCAGGCATCAACAGACCAACCTTCTGGATCTCAAGAGACAGAAGAAAAGAGCAAAAGCTAA